A single genomic interval of Buteo buteo chromosome 20, bButBut1.hap1.1, whole genome shotgun sequence harbors:
- the CCDC201 gene encoding coiled-coil domain-containing protein 201, translating to MMQLQTALVDCEMPRKGYARKLLPSFIHNGVIKTTEQKKFVAGNKPDFKMSEEEDSFLNVKRSLKKQMVKHSTPVDSMLSRTMPSLTDLTNQSIKDQNVSKRFYGSPMPKSNLSRSLAQVSLVSVEAYIPHMSPKRLSTAFDSQELNKEISQSSQVVFSRRRLSTVLASEESNEEPSDKVVPNAEAQAPTEASEEAAVTRKSGSSWLVTGIPGIKDIPIVKTRKKKTDKALVRKKEREWVLRQLKNIEEATEHELTIEEA from the exons ATGATGCAGCTACAGACAGCACTGGTGGACTGTGAGATGCCACGGAAAGGATACGCCAGAAA ACTTCTCCCCTCCTTTATTCATAATGGTGTTATTAAAACAACTGAACAGAAGAAGTTTGTTGCTG GCAATAAACCTGACTTCAAGATGTCAGAGGAAGAAGATTCTTTCCTGAATGTTAAAAGatctctgaaaaagcaaatggtgAAACACAGCACGCCAGTGGACTCAATGCTTTCAAGAACAATGCCATCTCTTACAGATCTGACAAATCAGTCAATCAAGGACCAAAATGTCAGCAAGAGATTTTATGGATCTCCAATGCCAAAATCAAATCTAAGTAGATCGTTAGCTCAAGTATCATTAGTAAGTGTTGAAGCATACATCCCCCATATGTCCCCGAAGAGGCTTTCAACAGCGTTTGACTCGCAAGAATTAAACAAAGAGATAAGCCAAAGCTCTCAGGTTGTATTTTCTAGAAGGAGGCTTTCCACAGTGTTGGCCTCTGAGGAATCGAATGAAGAGCCAAGTGACAAGGTTGTACCAAATGCGGAAGCTCAGGCTCCCACCGAAGCATCTGAGGAGGCTGCAGTAACTCGCAAGAGTGGATCTTCATGGCTTGTTACGGGAATACCAGGGATAAAAGATATCCCGATAgtaaaaaccagaaagaagaaaactgataaAGCTCTTGTG agaaagaaagaaagagaatggGTGCTTCGTCAACTTAAAAACATTGAAGAAGCAACTGAACACGAACTGACAATTGAAGAAGCTTGA
- the IGFBP1 gene encoding insulin-like growth factor-binding protein 1 yields MGRPRSRRRPPAPPLPAPAPAPAPLPPPLLLLLLLLPLPPALRPAAGLALQPVHCAPCSPEKLALCPPVAPACPEPARQPGCGCCQTCALGPGQPCGVYTARCRLGLRCRLPAGEPRPLAALVRGQGTCLPASEPGGTRPAEPADSIEPEDLPLESTEMTQDQLLNYQLMFPIGQDKSIPWNAITTYENMKAKRISELKKWKEQGPCQKELYRALYKLAKAQQRSGGEIYKFYLPNCNKNGFYHSKQCETSLDGESAGCWCVHPKNGRRIPGSPEMKGDPECQQYLSSQE; encoded by the exons atGGGCCgcccgcgctcccgccgccgcccgccggccccgccgctcccggccccggccccggccccggccccgctgccgccgccgctgctgctgctgctgctgctgctgccgctgccgcccgccctCCGGCCCGCCGCCGGGCTGGCCCTGCAGCCAGTGCACTGCGCCCCGTGCAGCCCGGAGAAGCTCGCCCTCTGCCCGCCCGTCGCTCCCGCCTGCCCGGAGCCGGCCCGGCAGCCCGGCTGCGGCTGCTGCCAGACCTGCGCCCTCGGGCCGGGGCAGCCCTGCGGCGTCTACACGGCCCGCTGCCGCCTGGGGCTccgctgccgcctccccgccgggGAGCCCCGGCCCCTGGCCGCCCTCGTCCGGGGGCAGGGGACCTGCCTGCCCGCCAGCGAGCCCGGAGGGACGCGCCCGGCCGAGCCGGCAG ACTCTATCGAACCTGAAGATTTGCCTTTGGAAAGCACTGAAATGACACAGGATCAGCTGCTGAACTATCAGTTGATGTTCCCCATAGGCCAGGACAAATCCATCCCCTGGAATGCCATCACCACATATGAGaacatgaaagcaaagagaataTCTGAACTCAAGAAATGGAAAGAGCAG GGACCTTGCCAGAAGGAGCTCTACAGAGCCCTGTATAAATTGGCGAAGGCTCAGCAGAGAAGCGGAGGGGAGATTTACAAATTCTATTTGCCCAACTGCAACAAGAATGGATTTTACCACAGCAAACAG TGTGAGACTTCACTGGATGGAGAGTCTGCTGGATGCTGGTGTGTCCATCcgaaaaatggaagaaggatTCCTGGATCTCCAGAAATGAAAGGAGACCCGGAATGCCAACAGTATCTCAGCTCACAGGAATAA